From the genome of Scytonema hofmannii PCC 7110, one region includes:
- a CDS encoding ABC transporter substrate-binding protein: MIQIPKFKKFTVWLLFGLLTSWIVSCGTANISTNPKQASSGAANVEFWTMQLQPQFTDYFKSLIASFETQNTSIKVTWVDIPWTAMENKILTAVSAKTPPDVVNLNPDFASQLAGRNAWLDLDAKIPDAVRSSYLPNIWKASTLNGKSFGIPWYLTTRLTIYNTDLLKQAGITKTPVTYTELAQVAQQVKEKTGKYAFFTTFVPQDSGEVLESLVQMGVTLVDAQGKAAFNSPQGKAAFQYWVDLYKKGLLPREVLTQGHRHAIDLYQAGETALLFSGGEFLETVGKNAPTIAKVSATAPQVTGENGKKNVAVMNVVIPRDSKQPDAALKFALYLTNDNNQLTFAKAAGVLPSTVKSLSDSYFKDLPANASTLDKARVISAQELQQAEVLTPRLKDIKRLQKTIYENLQAAMLGEKTVDKAVEDAASEWNQ; encoded by the coding sequence ATGATTCAAATTCCAAAATTTAAAAAATTTACTGTTTGGTTACTATTCGGTTTATTAACAAGCTGGATTGTAAGTTGCGGGACGGCAAATATCAGCACAAATCCAAAACAGGCATCATCAGGAGCAGCAAACGTTGAGTTTTGGACAATGCAACTCCAACCTCAATTCACCGACTACTTCAAAAGCCTAATAGCATCCTTCGAGACACAAAATACCAGTATAAAAGTTACCTGGGTTGATATCCCTTGGACTGCAATGGAAAACAAAATTTTAACAGCAGTCTCTGCAAAAACGCCACCTGATGTTGTTAACTTAAATCCAGACTTTGCCTCTCAACTAGCAGGGCGAAATGCCTGGTTAGATTTAGATGCAAAAATCCCCGATGCGGTTCGTTCCTCCTACTTACCAAATATTTGGAAAGCCAGTACCCTCAATGGCAAAAGTTTTGGTATTCCCTGGTACCTCACCACGCGGTTAACCATTTATAACACCGATTTATTAAAACAGGCAGGTATTACTAAAACACCCGTCACGTACACTGAATTAGCACAAGTAGCGCAACAAGTTAAAGAAAAAACTGGTAAATACGCCTTTTTTACCACATTCGTGCCTCAAGACTCCGGTGAAGTTCTAGAATCCTTAGTACAAATGGGAGTCACCTTAGTAGATGCTCAAGGGAAAGCAGCCTTTAACTCCCCACAAGGCAAAGCAGCATTCCAATACTGGGTAGACTTATACAAAAAAGGGCTACTACCTAGAGAAGTGCTCACACAAGGACACCGCCACGCCATAGATTTGTATCAAGCAGGAGAAACAGCATTACTCTTTTCTGGTGGAGAGTTTTTAGAGACAGTCGGTAAAAACGCACCAACAATAGCCAAAGTTTCTGCAACTGCACCCCAAGTCACCGGTGAAAACGGCAAGAAAAATGTTGCTGTCATGAACGTTGTGATACCCAGAGACAGCAAACAACCTGACGCTGCCCTCAAATTTGCCCTATATCTTACCAACGACAACAACCAACTTACCTTTGCCAAAGCAGCAGGAGTACTTCCTTCTACAGTCAAATCACTTTCTGATAGTTACTTCAAAGATTTACCAGCCAACGCCTCAACTTTAGATAAAGCAAGAGTGATTAGCGCCCAAGAGTTGCAACAAGCTGAAGTTTTAACACCAAGATTAAAAGATATAAAACGTTTGCAAAAGACAATCTACGAAAACTTACAAGCAGCAATGCTAGGGGAGAAAACAGTAGATAAAGCTGTTGAGGATGCAGCAAGTGAGTGGAATCAGTGA
- a CDS encoding bifunctional folylpolyglutamate synthase/dihydrofolate synthase, which produces MDIDSLLKPFHHFGVRLGLDSVFKLLANLGNPHHQVPIVHVTGTNGKGSVCAYLSSILSEAGYRTGRFTSPHLVHWTERICLNEQPISSEEFCQLLVEVIKVIDPEEQSPTQFEVITAAAWLYFARQKVDLAVIEVGLGGRLDATNVCSNPLVTIITSISRDHWQKLGPNLTDIAREKAGIFKPGCPAIIGVLPPDAEQVVRSRALELGCPIIAPQPARQVAPGWAEWEMKIQNPKSKIQNPKSIKYPLPLQGQVQLENSAVALAAVEILQAQGWKISEEAILNGMAKTKWLGRLQWTTWKNHQLLLDGAHNIGGARALRDYVDELGSGEWGVGSGEWEIPNPEIRSKIQNPKSKIQVDWIVGMLAKKDHADIFKILLRSGDRLFLVPVPDAITARPDELAKIAWDVCPELGDCSTYPDLSSALEATFASSKSNLVILCGSLYLVGHFLAVTSDQ; this is translated from the coding sequence GTGGATATTGACTCTCTCTTAAAACCCTTTCATCACTTTGGAGTCCGTCTCGGATTGGATTCCGTTTTTAAACTGCTGGCAAATTTGGGCAATCCCCATCATCAAGTGCCAATTGTTCACGTGACTGGTACGAATGGGAAGGGATCGGTTTGTGCTTACCTTTCTTCGATACTGAGTGAAGCTGGTTATCGCACGGGACGGTTCACTTCACCCCATTTGGTTCATTGGACGGAACGCATTTGTCTGAACGAACAACCAATTTCTTCTGAAGAATTTTGCCAATTGTTAGTCGAAGTGATAAAGGTAATTGACCCAGAAGAGCAATCTCCAACTCAGTTTGAGGTGATTACTGCTGCTGCTTGGTTGTATTTCGCACGGCAAAAGGTGGATCTGGCAGTGATAGAGGTGGGATTGGGAGGTCGCTTGGATGCAACTAACGTCTGCTCAAATCCTCTTGTGACTATTATTACTTCTATCAGTCGCGACCACTGGCAAAAACTCGGTCCCAATCTCACCGATATTGCTCGCGAAAAAGCTGGTATTTTTAAACCTGGATGCCCAGCTATTATCGGGGTGTTGCCACCAGATGCAGAACAGGTTGTGCGATCGCGTGCTTTAGAATTGGGATGTCCTATCATTGCACCTCAGCCTGCGCGTCAAGTTGCTCCTGGTTGGGCTGAGTGGGAGATGAAAATCCAAAATCCAAAATCCAAAATCCAAAATCCAAAATCCATCAAATATCCATTACCGTTACAAGGACAGGTTCAGTTGGAAAACTCTGCTGTAGCGTTAGCTGCTGTGGAAATTCTGCAAGCACAAGGTTGGAAAATTTCTGAGGAAGCCATTCTGAATGGGATGGCGAAAACCAAGTGGCTGGGAAGGCTTCAATGGACGACGTGGAAAAATCATCAATTATTATTGGATGGTGCTCATAACATTGGTGGTGCTCGAGCTTTGCGCGATTATGTTGATGAACTGGGGAGTGGGGAGTGGGGAGTGGGGAGTGGGGAGTGGGAAATTCCAAACCCTGAAATCCGATCCAAAATCCAAAACCCAAAATCCAAAATCCAAGTCGATTGGATTGTGGGAATGCTGGCAAAAAAAGACCATGCGGACATTTTCAAAATTTTACTGCGATCTGGCGATCGCTTATTTCTTGTTCCAGTACCAGATGCGATTACAGCCCGTCCTGATGAATTAGCTAAGATTGCTTGGGATGTTTGCCCGGAGTTGGGCGATTGCAGTACTTATCCAGATTTATCTTCAGCCTTAGAGGCAACTTTTGCTTCATCAAAAAGTAACTTGGTTATTTTGTGTGGTTCGCTGTATCTTGTTGGACATTTTTTAGCAGTGACCAGTGACCAGTGA
- a CDS encoding four helix bundle protein, with amino-acid sequence MNSKVYDKAYKFAIRMVNAYKHLSEEKKEFVLSKQLLRSGTSIGANIAEANGAISKADFRAKMSIAYKECLETKYWLYLLKDTGYITPKAFESVYKDAEEISRMLWSILKTSKPDNH; translated from the coding sequence GTGAACAGCAAAGTTTATGACAAGGCTTATAAATTTGCCATTAGGATGGTTAACGCCTATAAACATCTTAGTGAAGAAAAAAAAGAATTTGTATTATCGAAACAATTGCTAAGAAGTGGAACCTCTATTGGTGCAAATATTGCCGAAGCGAATGGAGCTATATCCAAAGCAGACTTTAGAGCTAAAATGTCAATAGCTTATAAAGAATGTTTAGAAACTAAATACTGGCTTTATTTACTGAAAGATACAGGATACATTACTCCAAAAGCCTTTGAAAGTGTTTATAAAGATGCTGAAGAAATTAGCAGAATGCTCTGGAGTATACTCAAGACCAGTAAACCAGATAACCACTAG
- a CDS encoding gamma carbonic anhydrase family protein, translating to MSIASYWSDPDLSQAAFVAANAVVIGSVKVGADVSIWYGAVIRGDVERIEIGECTNIQDGAVLHGDPGKPTILEDRVTVGHRAVVHSAYIERGSLIGIGAIVLDGVRVGAGSIIGAGAVVTKNVPPLSLVVGVPGKVIRQISEAEAADLLEHAERYKKLAWVHAGKGSGELGAPSGDKGQWGVGSRE from the coding sequence GTGTCTATCGCATCCTACTGGTCCGATCCCGATCTTTCTCAAGCGGCTTTTGTCGCCGCGAATGCAGTCGTTATAGGTTCAGTTAAAGTGGGAGCAGATGTGAGCATTTGGTATGGAGCAGTCATTAGAGGAGATGTAGAACGCATAGAAATTGGTGAATGTACCAATATTCAGGATGGAGCGGTATTGCACGGCGATCCTGGTAAGCCAACGATCTTAGAAGATCGTGTTACCGTAGGACATCGTGCTGTGGTACACTCCGCTTACATTGAACGTGGCAGTTTAATTGGCATTGGCGCGATTGTTTTAGATGGAGTGCGGGTGGGTGCAGGCAGCATTATTGGAGCGGGTGCTGTTGTTACAAAGAATGTACCACCTTTGTCTCTTGTTGTGGGTGTTCCTGGTAAAGTTATACGTCAAATTTCCGAAGCGGAAGCGGCAGACCTCCTCGAACACGCTGAACGTTACAAAAAGTTAGCTTGGGTTCATGCTGGGAAGGGGAGTGGGGAACTCGGGGCCCCCTCTGGGGATAAGGGGCAATGGGGAGTAGGGAGTAGGGAGTAG
- a CDS encoding photosystem II protein Y: MDLDLRVVIVLAPIVVAASWAVFNIGAAALRQLQNFLNKEA, encoded by the coding sequence ATGGATCTTGATTTACGTGTGGTCATCGTTTTAGCGCCAATCGTGGTTGCTGCTAGCTGGGCTGTGTTCAACATTGGTGCGGCTGCTTTAAGACAATTGCAAAACTTTTTAAATAAGGAAGCTTAA
- the pilM gene encoding type IV pilus assembly protein PilM → MVKQLNNLFSKSKGGVGIEIAPQRVNLAQIRKQGQGVKLENLISVPVPEGVVVDGQITDPPTMAQLIQQVLADSKIKASRVATSVPGRDSIVRLIPVPAELDDKELREMVLNHEAGLYLPYPREEADVDYQKLGYFVDEDGIEKVQVLLVATRKEITDTYISTFEQAGLQIDVLEINSFALIRTIRDQLRQYGPQEAAVLVDIEFDSTEIAIVVNGVPQFSRTVPIGTYQMQLALSKTMNLPVSRDMELLQGMSIPSTPVDGGKTGVTEINPGMAAVIRVLGELTDELRRSIDFYLNQSENLEVAQIMLAGPGGGLGQLDEFFTQRLSLPTSQIDPVGALSLLVDEEKYPASERPGLGIVLGLGMREV, encoded by the coding sequence GTGGTTAAACAACTTAATAATCTATTTAGTAAATCGAAGGGTGGAGTGGGGATAGAAATTGCTCCGCAACGGGTAAATTTAGCTCAAATCCGCAAGCAAGGTCAAGGTGTAAAGTTAGAAAATTTAATATCAGTGCCTGTTCCTGAAGGTGTGGTGGTTGATGGTCAAATTACTGACCCGCCAACAATGGCGCAATTGATTCAGCAGGTATTGGCGGATAGTAAGATTAAGGCTTCGCGTGTTGCGACTTCTGTACCGGGACGTGATTCTATCGTGCGTCTCATACCGGTACCTGCAGAGTTGGATGATAAAGAACTGCGGGAGATGGTTCTTAACCATGAGGCTGGTTTGTATTTACCATATCCTCGTGAGGAAGCTGATGTAGATTATCAGAAACTTGGGTATTTTGTAGATGAGGACGGTATTGAAAAGGTTCAGGTGCTTTTAGTTGCAACTCGCAAGGAAATTACCGATACCTATATTAGTACGTTTGAACAGGCAGGATTGCAAATTGATGTTTTGGAAATTAACAGTTTTGCTCTGATTCGGACAATCCGCGATCAACTCCGACAATATGGACCGCAAGAAGCAGCCGTGCTTGTGGATATTGAATTTGATAGTACGGAAATTGCGATCGTTGTTAACGGTGTACCGCAATTTTCGCGTACCGTACCTATCGGGACTTATCAAATGCAACTTGCTTTATCAAAGACAATGAATTTACCTGTCTCGCGAGATATGGAATTGTTGCAAGGAATGTCTATTCCTTCTACTCCTGTAGATGGTGGGAAGACTGGCGTGACTGAAATTAATCCTGGTATGGCGGCTGTTATCAGGGTATTGGGAGAACTGACGGATGAACTGCGCCGTTCTATCGATTTTTATCTTAATCAAAGTGAAAATCTGGAGGTGGCACAGATTATGCTAGCAGGACCGGGAGGCGGACTGGGGCAGTTAGATGAGTTCTTTACACAAAGATTGAGTTTACCGACCTCTCAGATAGATCCGGTAGGCGCATTATCATTACTAGTTGATGAGGAAAAATACCCAGCATCAGAACGCCCTGGTTTGGGTATTGTGCTTGGTTTGGGAATGAGAGAGGTGTAA